In Bombina bombina isolate aBomBom1 chromosome 6, aBomBom1.pri, whole genome shotgun sequence, a single genomic region encodes these proteins:
- the DNMT1 gene encoding DNA (cytosine-5)-methyltransferase 1, which translates to MPAQSSSLSLPADVRKRLKDLDKDLDGMTEREYIKEKLTLVLGFLEENAKDQLDDLESKLSKEELSEEKYLKQVKALLKEELKVENGDVTVNGETNGCSQNGTCDDVDMLESTTDSKGRKTKRGKTNRENKKSPAQARVSRSTVKQPTILSMFSKGPGKRKSNEVNGEPKQEAEAPLKVEKEEKEKEEKRLKVESNEGDSSIKETPKVKDVQQPKTPPPKCPDCRQYLDDPDLKFFQGDPDDALDEPEMLTDERLSLFDDNEDGFESYDDLPQHKVTSFSVYDKKGHLCTFDSGLIEKNVELYFSGVVKPIYDDNPSLDGGVRAKKLGPINAWWITGFDGGEKALIGFTTAFADYILMDPSEEYAVIFALMQEKIYMSKIVVEFLQKNPDVAYEDLLNKIETTVPPAGLNFNRFTEDSLLRHAQFIVEQVESYDEAGDSDEQPVIVTPCMRDLIKLAGVTLGKRRAVRRQAIRHPTKIEKDKGPTKATTTKLVYLIFDTFFSEQIEKDENKENTKRRRCGVCEVCQQPDCGKCKACQDMVKFGGSGRTKQACTQRRCPNLAVKEADDDEVEDDIVPEMPSPKKILQGRKKKQEKKNGISWVGESIKTEGKKKYYQKVSIDSEILELGDCVSVSPDNPSEPLYLARITSMWEDASGMMFHAHWFCLGTDTVLGATSDPLELFLVDECEDMQLSYIHGKVKVSYKAPSDNWFMEGGMDTDIKVVDDDGSTYFYQLWYDPEYARFESPPNPQPTEDNKHKFCTSCVRLAEIRQREIPRVSDVLEDHDSKVCYATASKNGIHYKVGDGVLLLPDAFTFSVRLASPVKRPQKKDDVDEELYPEYYRKSSDYIKGSNLDAPEPFRLGRIKEIFCKKRDNGKPNESEIKLRVYKFYRPENTHKGMKASYHADISMLYWSDEEAVVAFKDVQGRCTVEYAEDLTESIEEYSTGGTDRFYFLEAYNAKTKSFEDPPNHARSAVNKGKGKGKGKGKGKSQATESNSQNNAEKLIKLRTLDVFSGCGGLSEGFHQAGICETHWAIEMWDPAAQAFRLNNPGTTVFTEDCNILLKLVMSGEKTNSLGQRLPQKGDVEMLCGGPPCQGFSGMNRFNSRTYSKFKNSLVVSYLSYCDYYRPKFFLLENVRNFVSFKSSMVLKLTLRCLVRMGYQCTFGVLQAGQYGVAQTRRRAIVLAAAPGEKLPMFPEPLHVFAPRACQLSVVVDEKKYVSNITRTNSSLYRTITVRDTMSDLPEIRNGASALEISYNGEPQSWFQRQIRGSQYQPILRDHVCKDMSALVAARMRHIPLAPGSDWRDLPNIEVRLSDGTNSRKLRYTHYDKKNTRNPSALKGVCSCAEGKPCDPADRQFNTLIPWCLPHTGNRHNHWAGLYGRLEWDGFFSTTVTNPEPMGKQGRVLHPEQHRVVSVRECARSQGFPDTYRLFGNVLDKHRQVGNAVPPPLSKAIGLEIKSCVIAKQKETEKVKHEKMETN; encoded by the exons ATGCCAGCCCAGTCCTCCTCGCTGTCCCTTCCCGCAGATGTCAGAAAGCG actCAAGGATTTGGATAAAGATCTGGATGGAATGACTGAGCGA gagtaCATAAAAGAAAAGCTTACTTTGGTACTTGGTTTTCTGGAAGAAAATGCAAAAGACCAACTTGATGATCTGGAGAGTAAATTGAGTAAAGAGGAGCTATCTGAG GAAAAATACCTGAAACAAGTAAAAGCCCTTTTGAAGGAGGAGCTGAAGGTTGAGAATGGAGATGTTACAGTAAATGGAGAGACAAATGGCTGCTCCCAGAATGGAACATGTGATGACGTGGACATGCTGGAATCTACAACTGACTCCAAAGGACGAAAAACCAAGAGAGGCAAAACAAATAGAGAGAACAAAA AATCCCCTGCCCAGGCTCGTGTGTCTCGTAGTACTGTCAAGCAGCCGACCATTCTCTCCATGTTTTCCAAGGG ACCAggcaaaagaaaatctaatgaagtTAATGGTGAACCAAAACAAGAAGCTGAAGCTCCATTAAAAgtagaaaaagaagaaaag gAGAAAGAAGAGAAAAGGTTAAAAGTGGAATCAAATGAGGGTGACTC ttctaTAAAAGAGACTCCAAAGGTGAAGGATGTTCAACAACCAAAG ACTCCTCCACCGAAATGCCCTGATTGCCGACAGTACCTGGATGATCCTGATCTTAAATTTTTTCAAGGGGATCCAGATGATGCT TTGGATGAACCCGAAATGCTTACAGATGAGCGTTTATCTCTGTTTGATGACAATGAAGATGGTTTTGAGAGCTATGATGACCTCCCTCAGCACAAAGTAACCAGCTTTAG tgtttatgaCAAAAAGGGTCACTTGTGTACCTTTGACTCTGGTCTCATTGAGAAGAATGTTGAGCTGTATTTCAGTGGTGTTGTAAAACCAATTTATGACGACAACCCATCACTTGATG GTGGCGTTCGTGCAAAGAAGCTCGGTCCTATTAATGCCTGGTGGATAACTGGGTTTGATGGAGGCGAAAAAGCTTTGATTGGATTCACAACAG CATTTGCGGATTACATATTAATGGATCCTAGTGAAGAGTATGCTGTAATCTTTGCACTAATGCAGGAGAAGATTTATATGAGCAAGATAGTGGTGGAATTCTTACAGAAAAATCCAGATGTTGCATATGAAGATCTACTCAACAAGATTGAG acaacTGTCCCTCCTGCTGGACTCAACTTTAACCGCTTTACAGAAGATTCTTTACTCAGACATGCTCAATTTATAGTGGAACAGGTAGAAAGTTATGATGAAGCTGGTGACAGTGATGAACAACCTGTCATAGTAACACCGTGTATGAGAGACTTGATTAAGCTGGCTGGTGTCACACTGGGCAAGAG GCGAGCTGTAAGGAGACAAGCAATCAGACACCCCACAAAAATAGAAAAGGACAAGGGACCTACCAAAGCTACTACCACCAAGCTGGTGTATCTAATCTTTGACACATTTTTCTCTGAGCAAATTGAGAAGGATGAAAATAAGGAGAACACAAAACGCAGACGCTGTGGTGTCTGTGAG GTATGCCAGCAGCCAGACTGTGGGAAATGCAAAGCTTGCCAAGACATGGTGAAGTTTGGTGGCAGCGGGCGTACCAAACAGGCCTGCACACAAAGAAG GTGTCCAAATCTTGCTGTGAAAGAAGCTGATGATGATGAGGTAGAGGATGACATTGTCCCCGAAATGCCATcgccaaaaaaaattcttcaaggaagaaagaaaaaacaggAGAAGAAAAACGGAATTTCCTGGGTGGGAGAATCTATAAAG ACTGAAGGAAAGAAGAAATACTACCAGAAAGTGTCTATAGACTCTGAGATTTTGGAACTTGGTGATTGTGTTTCAGTGAGCCCTGACAATCCCTCAGAGCCGCTATATCTGGCAAG GATTACCTCTATGTGGGAAGATGCCAGTGGGATGATGTTCCATGCACATTGGTTCTGTCTTGGTACAGATACTGTTCTAGGAGCCACATCTGATCCATTGGAACTCTTCCTTGTTGATGAGTGTGAGGATATGCAGTTGTCTTACATCCATGGAAAAGTTAAAGTGAGCTATAAAGCTCCATCTGATAACTGGTTCATGGAG gGAGGCATGGATACAGACATTAAAGTGGTGGATGATGATGGAAGCACATACTTTTACCAGTTGTGGTATGATCCAGAGTATGCTAGATTTGAatctcctccaaacccacagccTACCGAAGACAATAAGCATAA gttttgTACCAGCTGTGTGCGACTGGCAGAAATTAGGCAACGGGAAATCCCAAGAGTGTCTGACGTTTTGGAAGACCATGACTCTAAAGTGTGCTATGCTACAGCTTCTAAGAATGGTATCCATTACAAAGTTGGTGATGGAGTACTTCTGCTTCCTGATGCCTTCACTTTCAG TGTGAGGCTTGCCAGCCCAGTGAAAAGGCCACAGAAAAAAGACGATGTTGATGAAGAACTTTATCCAGAATACTACCGGAAATCATCAGACTATATTAAAGGCAGCAATTTGGATGCTCCAGAGCCATTCAGACTTGGCCGAATTAAAGAGATTTTCTGCAAGAAGCGTGACAATGGAAAACCTAATGAGTCTGAAATAAAGTTACGGGTTTACAAGTTCTACAG ACCTGAAAATACACACAAGGGCATGAAGGCAAGCTACCACGCAGACATCAGTATGTTGTACTGGAGTGATGAAGAAGCAGTTGTTGCCTTCAAGGATGTGCAAGGTCGTTGCACTGTAGAGTATGCGGAAGACTTGACTGAATCCATTGAAGAGTACTCTACTGGAGGAACAGATCGTTTCTATTTTCTTGAG GCCTATAATGCAAAGACCAAAAGTTTTGAAGATCCCCCAAATCATGCACGTAGTGCTGTTAACAAAGGGAAAGGAAAGGGCAAAGGAAAAG GCAAAGGAAAGTCTCAAGCAACAGAATCTAATAGTCAAAACAATGCTGAAAAACTAATCAAGCTGCGCACTCTGGATGTATTTTCTGGGTGTGGTGGACTATCTGAGGGTTTCCATCAAGCAG GCATATGTGAAACGCACTGGGCTATAGAGATGTGGGATCCTGCAGCACAGGCTTTTAGGTTAAACAATCCAGGAACCACCGTTTTTACAGAAGACTGTAACATCCTTCTGAAACTAGTCATGTCAGGGGAGAAGACCAATTCTCTTGGTCAGAGGCTGCCTCAAAAGGGAGATGTTGAAATGCTTTGTGGTGGCCCACCATGCCAAGGGTTTAGTGGCATGAACCGGTTTAATTCCAGGACTTACTCAAAATTCAAGAACTCCTTGGTGGTCTCCTATCTAAG ttaCTGTGACTATTACCGGCCTAAATTCTTCTTGCTGGAAAATGTAAGGAATTTTGTCTCTTTCAAGAGCTCCATGGTGCTAAAACTAACGTTGCGTTGTCTTGTACGCATGGGCTATCAGTGTACATTTGGCGTGCTACAG GCTGGTCAGTACGGTGTGGCACAGACACGCAGAAGGGCAATTGTACTTGCTGCTGCACCAGGCGAAAAGCTACCTATGTTCCCTGAGCCGCTACATGTATTTGCACCTCGTGCCTGTCAACTGAGTGTTGTGGTGGATGAGAAAAAATATGTCAGTAATATTACAAG AACAAACTCAAGTCTGTACCGAACAATTACTGTCCGGGATACCATGTCTGATCTTCCTGAAATCCGGAATGGTGCATCTGCTCTAGAAATATCATACAACGGAGAACCTCAGTCATGGTTCcagaggcaaattaggggttcacaGTATCAGCCAATTCTCAGGGATCATGTTTGTAAG gacatGAGTGCATTGGTAGCTGCAAGAATGAGACACATCCCTCTAGCCCCTGGCTCTGATTGGAGAGACCTGCCAAATATTGAGGTTCGTCTCTCTGATGGGACCAACTCACGGAAACTGCGTTATACTCATTATGACAAGAAGAACACCCGTAATCCATCAGCGCTTAAGGGTGTCTGTTCCTGTGCTGAAG